TTGATTATCGTAAACTATTTATCGAATTACAATATATTTTTATTGATAATAAGATTATGTTATATAAATAGTTTTTTCTAAAGCACCAAACTTTAGGAGTATGTAGTCATTAACGGCACATTTTTCCAAAAATCTAAAAAATCAAATAGTAAATTAATTAAGAATCAAAATAGATAAATAAACATGGAAAATAAAAATAACTTGATTTTGATTGATATAAATCAATTTGAGGTGATTTTATGGATTTCAGTGGTAAGGTGGCAATTGTAACAGGTGCATCAACTGGTCTGGGTGAAATGATTGCAGAGGAACTTTTTAAACGCGGTGCTAATGTGGTGATCGCAGCGCGCCATGAAAAACAGTTAGTAGATGTGGCAAATAGGTTGGATCCTACTGGTAAACATGTTTATGCAGTTAAGGCGGATGTTAGGGATCATAACTCTGTTAAAAATTTAATTGATGCTACCATGGAGCGTTTTGAGGCACTGCACTTTGCAGTAAACAATGCAGGTATTACGGGGCCTGCGGGAACCGCAGTTCCTGATTACGAGATTTCTGATTGGAATGATGTAATATCAACAGATCTGACAGGTATTTTTCACTGCCTTAAATATGAGATCCTGGCTATTTCTAGCAGTGGAGGCGGTGCTATTGTGAATATGTCTTCTGCAAATGGTGTAGTTGGAATTGCCGGCCAGGCTGCTTATACGGCAGCAAAACACGGGATCATTGGATTAACTCGTTCAGCGGCCCTTGAATTTGCAGATAAAGGTATACGTATCAATGCTGTTGGGCCGGGGTATGTCAGCACTCCCCGAATACGCGAAATGCCAGAAGAGGTACTGTCTCAGTTTGCATCACTGCACCCGATGGGCCGCATGGCAGAACGAAGTGAAATAGCATCTTTTGTGGCTTTTCTACTTTCTGACCAAAGCAGTTTTTCTACAGGTGGATTCTATCCTATAGATGGAGGGTACACTGCACGATAGTTTAAAACTCAAAACATTGAAACAGTACTGGAAATCAATATATGATGCAATGGATTTTAGAGTTACATACCTATTTTTTAAGTTTTGTAGGAATCATCTAATTTATGGAAATATCTGTTAAATTTGTATGTCCTTAATATTCAAAAACTAATTTCTAGTTTTTTCATAGGTTTTCTACAGAGCTATTTTTTTAATTAAATTGGATCTTAAATAATTTCCAAAAAATCAAATAGTAAACTAATTAAAGGACAATAGCTTAAAATCCATTTGATAAACAAATTTTGTATTTATATAATAATCACATTATTAGAGGTGAAATAATGGTAAGTGTCAATCTTGAAGCAAAAAAGACAGTAGACTTAATGATAAAAAACGCAGATGAATTAAACATAAGCGTAGAAAAACTTGAAAATGGTTCCACAGTCATCGACGCCGGTGTAAATGTCGATGGAAGCCTTAAAGCAGGGGAACTTTACACAAAAGTATGTCTAGGAGGACTCGCAGAAGTGGGAATCTCAATTCCAGGAGACCTCTCAGAAAAGTTCGCATTACCTTCTGTAAAGATTAAAACTAACTCCCCAGCAATATCAACCCTTGGAGCACAAAAAGCAGGATGGTCTGTAAGCGTAGGTGACTTCTTTGCACTCGGTTCAGGACCTGCAAGGGCATTAGCTAAAAAACCAGCCCACACCTATGAAGTAATCGGCTATGAAGATGATGCAGATATTGCAATCCTTACCCTAGAAGCTGACAAATTACCTGGCGCTGACGTGACTGATGCAATCGCAAAAGACTGTGGTGTTTCACCAGAAAACGTTATAGTACTCGTAGCTCCAACATCTTCAATAGTTGGTTCAATCCAGATAGCAGGAAGAGTTGTAGAAAACGGTACCTACAAAATGATGGAAGCTTTAGACTTCGATGTTACAAAAGTTAAATTTGCTGCAGGAATCGCACCAATAGCACCTGTTGACCCAGACGGACTCAAAGCAATGGGTAAAACAAACGATGCAGTTTTATTCGGTGGTAGGACTTACTACTACATCCAGTCAGAAGAAGGTGACGATTTAAAAGCTTTAGCTGAAAACCTCCCATCATCCGCATCAGAAGGATATGGAAAACCATTCTACGACGTATTTAAAGAAGCTGAATACGACTTCTACAAAATAGATAAAGGAATGTTTGCTCCTGCTGAAGTGGTCATAAACGATCTAAGAACTGGTGAACTCTTCAGAGCAGGATATGTAAACGCTGAGCTCCTTCAAAAATCATTCGGTTTATAATAATCGAAATTTTTTATTTTTTATTTTTAATTTTTAATTTTTATAATCAATATCAAGCTGTAATTTTGTTCTGCTATGAAATTTCAGCTCTATTTTTATGATGTGTTTTCAGGTAGGATACATATTTAAAATTGTTTGGATTGTATTTTAAGCCATGTATAGGCTTATTTTTGCCTTTTTTATTAAATGAATTTAAATAATTAATCAATCACTGATTTAATTATTTCACATCATTTTGTTACAGCGGATAATAATTTAATTACTTGAGACTTCTTAAATAAGTTTAATCTGGTATAGATTTGGGTGTAAATTTGGAAAAAGTTATTAAATAGGTCTTACTAATTTTCTATTATATAGATTAGGAAGTGAAAAAATATGGCTAATAATATGATTCAATGGAGACCTATAATTATTGGTACAATAATTGCTGTTATTTTAAGTGTGTTATCAATGCTTAGTTCAGGTTTATTAACCGCTGACTTTTTACTGGCTGGAATAGCAGTCGGGTTCATGGTTGGGGGAACAATTAAAGATGGAACAATTAATGGAACAATTATGGGTATAATAGGGGCAGTTATATTCCTTATAATACTGGTAATTATATACGCTAGCCAGGGTTATGGATCTTTAATAACATCCATACTCAGTTATCTGGTAATTTACGTGGTTGCAGATATAATTCTAGCAATAGTTGGTGGAGTTCTTGGATCTGTAATAAGAGCAGAAATAAAAGAAACTCCAGTTCAAGAATAAGTATTTAACTTATTCTT
This genomic window from Methanobacterium veterum contains:
- the mch gene encoding methenyltetrahydromethanopterin cyclohydrolase is translated as MVSVNLEAKKTVDLMIKNADELNISVEKLENGSTVIDAGVNVDGSLKAGELYTKVCLGGLAEVGISIPGDLSEKFALPSVKIKTNSPAISTLGAQKAGWSVSVGDFFALGSGPARALAKKPAHTYEVIGYEDDADIAILTLEADKLPGADVTDAIAKDCGVSPENVIVLVAPTSSIVGSIQIAGRVVENGTYKMMEALDFDVTKVKFAAGIAPIAPVDPDGLKAMGKTNDAVLFGGRTYYYIQSEEGDDLKALAENLPSSASEGYGKPFYDVFKEAEYDFYKIDKGMFAPAEVVINDLRTGELFRAGYVNAELLQKSFGL
- a CDS encoding SDR family NAD(P)-dependent oxidoreductase, giving the protein MDFSGKVAIVTGASTGLGEMIAEELFKRGANVVIAARHEKQLVDVANRLDPTGKHVYAVKADVRDHNSVKNLIDATMERFEALHFAVNNAGITGPAGTAVPDYEISDWNDVISTDLTGIFHCLKYEILAISSSGGGAIVNMSSANGVVGIAGQAAYTAAKHGIIGLTRSAALEFADKGIRINAVGPGYVSTPRIREMPEEVLSQFASLHPMGRMAERSEIASFVAFLLSDQSSFSTGGFYPIDGGYTAR
- a CDS encoding DUF5518 domain-containing protein, whose translation is MANNMIQWRPIIIGTIIAVILSVLSMLSSGLLTADFLLAGIAVGFMVGGTIKDGTINGTIMGIIGAVIFLIILVIIYASQGYGSLITSILSYLVIYVVADIILAIVGGVLGSVIRAEIKETPVQE